A window of the Microbacterium sp. LWH13-1.2 genome harbors these coding sequences:
- a CDS encoding alpha/beta fold hydrolase, with the protein MVQVSEELTIDGTLTRWSTADRAGMPLLVLLHGYGADEHDLFGLTPYLPDGVAVASVAAPLSPPWPMPGRSWYAIEGLDGRSSDSVTVAAEAFLRWLDEAAADAPAVALLGFSQGAAVALQAMRLDPERVDTVVALSGYVASGELANDEALTERKPHVFWGRGTNDQVIPEARVAHTAQWLPAHSELSGRVYTGLTHSISEDELGDVHAFLTKWLSRTAKS; encoded by the coding sequence ATGGTGCAGGTGAGCGAAGAACTGACGATCGACGGCACCCTCACCCGCTGGTCCACCGCAGATCGGGCGGGGATGCCGCTGCTGGTGCTGCTGCACGGCTACGGAGCCGACGAGCACGACCTCTTCGGGCTGACCCCGTACCTGCCGGACGGCGTCGCCGTGGCATCCGTCGCCGCTCCTCTCTCACCCCCCTGGCCGATGCCCGGCCGCTCGTGGTACGCGATCGAGGGACTCGACGGACGCAGCTCGGACTCGGTGACCGTCGCCGCAGAGGCCTTCCTCCGCTGGCTCGATGAGGCCGCGGCGGATGCTCCAGCCGTGGCGCTCCTCGGATTCTCGCAGGGCGCGGCCGTCGCCCTCCAGGCCATGCGCCTCGACCCCGAGCGGGTCGACACCGTCGTGGCGCTCAGCGGGTACGTCGCCTCAGGAGAGCTCGCGAACGACGAGGCACTGACCGAGCGGAAGCCTCATGTGTTCTGGGGCCGGGGCACGAACGACCAGGTGATCCCCGAAGCCCGCGTCGCGCACACCGCGCAATGGCTTCCTGCACACTCCGAGCTGTCCGGGCGCGTCTATACCGGGCTCACGCACAGCATCTCGGAAGACGAGCTCGGCGATGTGCACGCCTTCCTCACGAAATGGCTGAGCCGCACCGCGAAGAGCTGA
- a CDS encoding low specificity L-threonine aldolase produces MTIQHDPAVRGFASDNYSGVHPEVLAAIAAANGGHQVAYGEDAYTERLQEVFRGHFGEGVHAFPVFNGTGANVTGLQSMLPRWGAVIAASSAHINVDEGGAPEKIGGFKILAVPTDDGKLTPELVDREAWGWGDEHRAQPLVVSITQTTELGTLYSVDEIRALADHAHERGMTLHLDGARISNAAAALDVPLRAFTRDAGVDVLSFGGTKNGAMLGEAIVVLNPEASNGLQYSRKFNMQLSSKMRFVSAQLIALLEGDLWLRNAQHANAMAQRLRGTIEAGIAAGAINGVSFTQPTQANGVFAQLPEGVADQLRESFRFYDWDAARNEVRWMCGFDTEESDVDEFVAELARLTSR; encoded by the coding sequence GTGACTATTCAGCATGACCCCGCGGTCCGCGGCTTCGCGAGCGACAACTATTCCGGCGTCCACCCCGAGGTCCTCGCGGCCATCGCAGCGGCGAACGGCGGCCACCAGGTCGCGTACGGCGAGGACGCCTATACCGAGCGGCTGCAGGAGGTCTTCCGCGGGCACTTCGGCGAGGGCGTCCACGCGTTCCCGGTGTTCAACGGCACCGGCGCGAACGTCACCGGCCTGCAGTCGATGCTTCCCCGGTGGGGAGCCGTGATCGCGGCATCCTCCGCGCACATCAACGTCGACGAGGGCGGAGCGCCCGAGAAGATCGGCGGCTTCAAGATCCTCGCCGTGCCGACCGACGACGGCAAGCTCACCCCCGAGCTCGTCGATCGCGAGGCCTGGGGCTGGGGCGACGAGCACCGCGCGCAGCCGCTCGTGGTCTCGATCACGCAGACGACGGAGCTCGGCACCCTGTACTCGGTCGACGAGATCCGCGCACTGGCCGACCACGCGCACGAACGCGGCATGACCCTGCACCTCGACGGCGCGCGCATCTCGAACGCCGCCGCCGCCCTCGATGTGCCGCTGCGCGCGTTCACCCGCGACGCCGGCGTCGACGTGCTGAGCTTCGGCGGCACCAAGAACGGCGCCATGCTCGGCGAGGCCATCGTGGTGCTGAACCCCGAGGCGTCGAACGGCCTGCAGTACTCGCGCAAGTTCAACATGCAGCTGTCGTCGAAGATGCGCTTCGTGTCGGCGCAGCTCATCGCGCTGCTCGAGGGCGACCTGTGGCTGCGCAATGCTCAGCATGCGAACGCGATGGCCCAGCGTCTGCGCGGCACCATCGAGGCCGGCATCGCCGCTGGCGCGATCAACGGCGTCTCGTTCACGCAGCCGACCCAGGCGAACGGCGTCTTCGCCCAGCTCCCCGAGGGCGTCGCCGACCAGCTGCGCGAGTCGTTCCGCTTCTACGACTGGGATGCCGCGCGCAACGAGGTCCGCTGGATGTGCGGCTTCGACACCGAGGAGTCCGACGTCGACGAGTTCGTCGCCGAGCTCGCCCGTCTCACCTCGCGCTGA
- a CDS encoding Lrp/AsnC family transcriptional regulator — translation MDDSVDRAILAAISRDGRATLSQLSEAVGLSVSAVQSRLRRLETRGVITGYRAILDPELVGTPLSAFIEITPLDPAQPDNAPELLEHLDAIEACHSIAGDASYMLFVRVASPRALEELVRDIRLAANVSTRTTVVLQTYYEHRPIIAVAPEPSVEV, via the coding sequence ATGGATGATTCTGTCGACCGCGCGATCCTGGCCGCGATCTCTCGAGACGGGCGGGCGACGCTGTCTCAGCTGTCGGAAGCCGTGGGCCTCTCGGTCTCGGCCGTGCAGTCGCGACTCCGCCGCCTCGAGACCCGCGGGGTCATCACCGGATACCGCGCGATCCTCGACCCCGAACTGGTCGGCACCCCGCTCTCGGCGTTCATCGAGATCACCCCTCTCGACCCGGCTCAGCCCGACAACGCCCCCGAGCTCCTCGAGCACCTCGATGCGATCGAGGCGTGCCACTCGATCGCCGGCGACGCGAGCTACATGCTGTTCGTGCGGGTCGCCTCGCCCCGCGCGCTCGAAGAGCTCGTCCGCGACATCCGCCTGGCCGCGAACGTGAGCACCCGTACCACGGTCGTGCTGCAGACCTACTACGAGCACAGGCCGATCATCGCCGTCGCACCGGAGCCATCGGTCGAGGTCTGA
- a CDS encoding MFS transporter, with protein sequence MERTAAKTAFANVLVNTLIANVTTSFLWFALTFWVYIETQSVLATGVIGGAYMLFIAFFAMIFGTIVDRNRKHTVMLLSSVISAVAFLVAGVLYVWQPEAALLDLGGPWFWVFSAVILFGGVIEQLRNIALSTTVTLLVPEDRRANANGLVGTVQGLAFLVTSVFSGLSIGFLGMGWTLAIAIGAMVLTFVHLLFIRIPEGTPQPDPDAKSALDFRGSVAAIRLAPGLFALIIFSTFNNLIGGVYMALMDPYGLTLFDAQMWGFALAFASTGFLIGGGLVAKFGLGAKPMRTLLLVVIAMGILGSVFMLREWWPLYVIGMWIYMALVPPVEAAEQTIIQKVVRYDRQGRVFGVAAAMEAAAAPITAFLIAPIAEFLIIPYMRTPEGQQQWQWLLGEGEARGIALICLFAGIIMVIAATLAFFTKSYRKLTELYANAPEQDPAHDAGETVPTDPDGDVDAGARAPDVDPRNDDGRLVESPPPVRGLPPEIPEARG encoded by the coding sequence ATGGAGCGCACCGCAGCGAAGACCGCCTTCGCGAACGTCCTCGTCAACACGCTCATCGCGAACGTGACGACGAGCTTCCTGTGGTTCGCCCTCACGTTCTGGGTGTACATCGAGACGCAGTCAGTGCTCGCGACCGGTGTCATCGGCGGCGCGTACATGCTGTTCATCGCCTTCTTCGCGATGATCTTCGGCACGATCGTCGACCGAAACCGCAAGCACACGGTGATGCTGCTCTCCAGCGTCATCTCGGCCGTCGCCTTCCTGGTCGCCGGTGTGCTCTACGTCTGGCAGCCCGAGGCGGCGCTGCTCGACCTCGGCGGTCCGTGGTTCTGGGTGTTCTCGGCCGTCATCCTGTTCGGCGGAGTCATCGAGCAGCTGCGCAACATCGCGCTGTCGACCACCGTCACGCTGCTCGTGCCCGAAGACCGCCGAGCCAACGCCAACGGCCTCGTCGGCACGGTGCAGGGGCTGGCCTTCCTCGTGACGAGCGTGTTCTCCGGGCTGTCGATCGGCTTCCTCGGCATGGGGTGGACCCTCGCGATCGCGATCGGCGCGATGGTGCTGACCTTCGTGCACCTGCTCTTCATCCGCATCCCCGAGGGCACACCCCAGCCCGACCCCGACGCCAAGAGCGCGCTCGACTTCCGCGGAAGCGTGGCGGCCATCAGGCTCGCCCCCGGACTGTTCGCGCTCATCATCTTCTCGACCTTCAACAACCTCATCGGCGGCGTGTACATGGCGCTGATGGACCCCTACGGTCTCACTCTCTTCGACGCGCAGATGTGGGGTTTCGCGCTGGCGTTCGCGTCGACCGGCTTCCTGATCGGCGGCGGCCTGGTCGCGAAGTTCGGGCTCGGCGCCAAACCCATGCGTACCCTGTTGCTCGTCGTGATCGCCATGGGCATCCTCGGCTCGGTGTTCATGCTGCGCGAGTGGTGGCCGCTGTATGTGATCGGCATGTGGATCTACATGGCGCTCGTGCCCCCTGTCGAGGCAGCCGAGCAGACGATCATCCAGAAGGTCGTCCGCTACGACCGGCAGGGCCGCGTGTTCGGTGTCGCCGCCGCGATGGAGGCCGCGGCCGCACCGATCACCGCGTTCCTGATCGCTCCGATCGCCGAGTTCCTGATCATCCCGTATATGCGGACGCCCGAGGGGCAGCAGCAGTGGCAGTGGCTGCTCGGGGAGGGAGAGGCTCGGGGCATCGCCCTCATCTGCCTGTTCGCCGGCATCATCATGGTCATCGCCGCAACACTGGCGTTCTTCACGAAGTCGTACCGCAAGCTCACCGAGCTCTACGCGAATGCGCCGGAGCAGGATCCGGCGCACGACGCAGGCGAGACGGTTCCGACCGATCCGGACGGCGACGTGGATGCAGGCGCCCGGGCGCCCGATGTGGACCCGCGCAACGACGACGGGCGGCTCGTGGAGTCACCGCCGCCGGTGCGCGGGCTGCCACCCGAGATACCGGAGGCGCGAGGGTGA
- a CDS encoding SDR family NAD(P)-dependent oxidoreductase, whose product MSVTDRTIVLAGATSDSGLALARALVDAGARVVATGRTAERLEPLRVIGAEVEVADAASLGSMTDLAARRGTVDAVIPLVGGWRGGGGLAGQTDSDFAALLPALEAVRATSRAFDSALRTSDAGRFAIVSSTAAGRPLAGGANYAAVKAASEAWTRAVAQGFAKAARDAAEPLRAASVVFRAKALDPASLVPKVLGLWDADAADLNDQIITLD is encoded by the coding sequence ATGAGCGTCACGGATCGCACGATCGTCCTCGCCGGAGCCACCAGCGACTCCGGCCTCGCCCTCGCACGGGCCCTCGTCGACGCGGGTGCTCGGGTGGTGGCGACCGGCCGCACCGCCGAACGCCTGGAACCGCTGCGAGTGATCGGTGCCGAGGTCGAGGTGGCGGATGCCGCCTCTCTCGGGTCGATGACAGACCTGGCCGCACGGCGGGGCACCGTCGACGCCGTGATCCCGCTGGTCGGCGGATGGCGCGGTGGCGGAGGGCTGGCCGGACAGACCGATTCCGACTTCGCCGCCCTCCTTCCCGCCCTCGAAGCGGTCAGGGCGACCAGCCGGGCGTTCGACAGCGCGCTGCGCACCTCGGACGCCGGCCGCTTCGCGATCGTCTCATCGACCGCGGCGGGCCGCCCTCTCGCGGGTGGCGCGAACTATGCGGCAGTGAAGGCGGCCAGCGAGGCCTGGACCCGCGCGGTCGCGCAGGGCTTCGCGAAGGCCGCACGGGATGCCGCGGAGCCGCTGCGCGCGGCATCCGTCGTCTTCCGAGCGAAGGCTCTCGATCCGGCATCCCTCGTGCCGAAGGTCCTGGGGCTCTGGGATGCCGACGCCGCCGATCTCAACGACCAGATCATCACGCTCGACTGA
- a CDS encoding DUF6421 family protein has translation MSIISAHSTAVQAIVGEPEVVEDASIAEQSAAWAQLKDAAVAIREMQIKDGSIPDAAHHAPARELVAAITAGIRALAPAFPHDADYLAASIVDFDRWASEGFGVPDFLDSLMAFQPQQHRIDGIRHLVVFPMYTQNGSSDRLVEALIVETIWPEFIAALEAGDYGNKLFVSLRLVDFTPGYDTNSAVLFPETVAMREIPSFTWGAIFQDREAARYRRVTRAAAAITNLDLPERASAMLDDQQVAEKTFVMWDIIHDRTHMRGDLPFDPFMIKQRMPFFLYSLEEMRCDMTAFRESVNIERALAARIAAGEQLTETEQEMHDYAHLVQYAVIFDRIFRFSITGTRTRNYDAVGGQLLFAWLHQRGVLHWTDTALAFDWDNVPDAVVALGDAIDDLYWHSIDRPKVAHWLAAYELVRGTLTPHPASQWARGLPDEILAGAPKGYTDAVMDDEFPLSMFFETLDKKMKAVIESTVGIRGTDD, from the coding sequence ATGTCCATCATTTCCGCCCACAGCACCGCTGTTCAGGCCATCGTCGGCGAACCCGAGGTCGTCGAGGACGCATCGATCGCCGAGCAGAGCGCCGCCTGGGCGCAGCTCAAGGACGCCGCTGTCGCGATCCGCGAGATGCAGATCAAGGACGGCTCCATCCCGGATGCCGCGCACCACGCCCCCGCACGTGAGCTCGTCGCCGCGATCACCGCCGGCATCCGTGCTCTCGCCCCCGCCTTCCCCCACGACGCCGACTACCTCGCCGCGTCGATCGTCGACTTCGACCGCTGGGCCTCCGAAGGGTTCGGTGTGCCGGACTTCCTCGACTCGCTCATGGCTTTCCAGCCTCAGCAGCACCGGATCGACGGCATCCGTCATCTGGTCGTCTTCCCGATGTACACGCAGAACGGCTCGAGCGACCGCCTCGTCGAGGCGCTCATCGTCGAGACGATCTGGCCGGAGTTCATCGCCGCCCTCGAGGCCGGCGACTACGGCAACAAGCTGTTCGTCTCGCTGCGCCTGGTCGACTTCACGCCCGGCTACGACACCAACTCGGCCGTGCTGTTCCCCGAGACGGTCGCGATGCGCGAGATCCCGTCGTTCACGTGGGGCGCGATCTTCCAGGACCGCGAGGCCGCTCGCTACCGCCGGGTCACCCGTGCCGCCGCCGCGATCACCAACCTCGATCTGCCGGAACGCGCGAGCGCGATGCTCGACGACCAGCAGGTGGCCGAGAAGACCTTCGTCATGTGGGACATCATCCATGACCGCACCCACATGCGCGGCGACCTGCCGTTCGACCCGTTCATGATCAAGCAGCGGATGCCGTTCTTCCTCTACTCGCTCGAGGAGATGCGGTGCGACATGACGGCGTTCCGCGAGTCGGTGAACATCGAGCGCGCGCTCGCGGCCCGCATCGCCGCGGGTGAGCAGCTCACCGAGACCGAACAGGAGATGCACGACTACGCACACCTCGTGCAGTACGCGGTGATCTTCGACCGGATCTTCCGCTTCTCGATCACCGGCACCCGCACGCGCAACTACGACGCCGTCGGCGGACAGCTGCTGTTCGCCTGGCTGCACCAGCGTGGAGTGCTGCACTGGACCGACACCGCTCTCGCATTCGACTGGGACAACGTGCCGGATGCCGTCGTGGCTCTGGGCGACGCGATCGACGACCTGTACTGGCACTCGATCGACCGCCCGAAGGTCGCTCACTGGCTCGCCGCGTACGAGCTCGTGCGCGGAACGCTCACGCCGCACCCGGCTTCGCAGTGGGCCCGTGGCCTGCCGGACGAGATCCTCGCCGGGGCGCCGAAGGGGTACACGGATGCGGTGATGGACGACGAGTTCCCGCTGTCGATGTTCTTCGAGACCCTCGACAAGAAGATGAAGGCGGTCATCGAGTCGACCGTCGGCATCCGGGGCACCGACGACTGA
- a CDS encoding ABC-F family ATP-binding cassette domain-containing protein yields MSVPTLHSSVTLDRLTFTWPDGTAALDAVSGSFGTGRTGLVGRNGAGKSTLLRLMAGELTPTSGVLTATGEVAYLPQQLTLDVDRRVADLLGVAVPLDAVRAIGAGDVDQVHFDAVGDDWDIEARAEMSLAEAGLAPEFLDRRVGELSGGEAVLVAIAGIRLRRAPITLLDEPTNNLDRDARAKLAAMVRSWKGTLIVVSHDLTLLELMDDTAELYAQTLSVFGGPYSEWRAWLDAEQEAARQAEATAKQEFRKEKRQRIEAEVKLAHRSRTAKKAEIEKRVPKIIAHGRKMAAEVSAGKLRTEVGAKEDAARTALDEAGRRLRSDASMKIELPDPQVSRSRRIVTIGDGERSWIIQGPERVALVGRNGAGKTTLLEKLVADAADGGHDSAQMTLGTEHPVLTAAALTERIGYLPQRVDGLDEERSVFENIADAAPQVPEKELRNRLARFLIRGATAERPVAALSGGERFRVALAKLLLSDPAPHLVVLDEPTNNLDIDTVDQLVEALRAYRGAVLVVSHDDAFLARLDLDLTLEIQPDGSLAAATP; encoded by the coding sequence ATGTCAGTCCCCACTCTTCATTCCTCGGTCACTCTCGACCGCCTCACGTTCACCTGGCCCGACGGCACCGCGGCGCTCGACGCGGTGTCCGGATCCTTCGGCACCGGCCGCACCGGACTCGTCGGCCGCAATGGCGCAGGCAAGTCCACGCTGCTGCGGCTGATGGCGGGCGAGCTCACCCCGACCTCGGGAGTGCTCACGGCGACCGGCGAGGTCGCCTATCTGCCGCAGCAGCTCACGCTCGACGTCGATCGCAGGGTCGCCGATCTCCTCGGCGTCGCCGTGCCCCTGGACGCCGTCAGGGCGATCGGTGCCGGCGACGTCGATCAGGTGCACTTCGATGCGGTCGGCGACGACTGGGACATCGAGGCACGCGCCGAGATGTCCCTGGCCGAAGCGGGGCTCGCCCCCGAGTTCCTCGACCGCAGGGTCGGCGAGCTGTCGGGCGGTGAGGCGGTGCTCGTCGCGATCGCCGGCATCCGCCTGCGGCGAGCGCCGATCACCCTGCTCGATGAGCCGACCAACAACCTCGACCGTGACGCCCGCGCGAAGCTGGCGGCGATGGTGAGGTCGTGGAAGGGCACGCTCATCGTGGTCAGCCACGATCTGACGCTGCTCGAGCTCATGGACGACACCGCCGAGCTCTACGCCCAGACGCTGAGCGTGTTCGGCGGCCCGTATTCCGAATGGCGAGCCTGGCTGGATGCCGAGCAGGAGGCGGCGAGACAGGCCGAGGCCACCGCGAAGCAGGAGTTCCGCAAGGAGAAGCGTCAGCGCATCGAGGCCGAGGTCAAGCTCGCACACCGGTCGCGCACGGCGAAGAAGGCCGAGATCGAGAAGCGGGTGCCGAAGATCATCGCCCATGGTCGCAAGATGGCAGCCGAGGTGTCGGCGGGAAAGCTCCGCACAGAGGTCGGCGCGAAGGAGGATGCCGCTCGCACGGCTCTCGACGAGGCCGGGCGACGCCTCCGTTCCGACGCATCGATGAAGATCGAGCTGCCCGATCCGCAGGTGTCGCGCAGCCGCCGCATCGTGACGATCGGCGACGGCGAGCGCTCGTGGATCATCCAGGGCCCCGAACGCGTCGCGCTGGTCGGGCGCAACGGCGCGGGCAAGACGACGCTGCTCGAGAAGCTGGTGGCGGATGCCGCCGACGGAGGGCACGACTCCGCACAGATGACTCTCGGCACGGAACACCCGGTGCTGACGGCGGCGGCTCTCACCGAACGCATCGGCTACCTGCCGCAGCGCGTCGACGGGCTCGACGAGGAGCGGTCGGTGTTCGAGAACATCGCGGATGCCGCCCCTCAAGTGCCCGAGAAGGAGCTGCGGAATCGACTTGCGAGATTCCTCATCAGAGGGGCCACCGCCGAGCGGCCGGTCGCCGCGCTGTCCGGTGGAGAGCGCTTCCGGGTGGCACTGGCGAAGCTGCTGCTCTCGGACCCCGCACCTCATCTCGTGGTGCTCGACGAACCGACGAACAACCTCGACATCGACACCGTCGATCAGCTCGTCGAGGCGCTGCGCGCCTACCGCGGGGCCGTGCTCGTCGTGAGTCACGACGACGCATTCCTCGCCAGGCTCGATCTGGACCTCACTCTCGAGATCCAGCCGGACGGCTCGCTCGCCGCGGCGACCCCCTGA
- a CDS encoding DUF4916 domain-containing protein, with protein sequence MAVRTPDPDPEPDDGIEGFGAAQPPARDTNPGWLSEFELEEARRHLPMLYVEAIPVRTDGSGQVTEIGILLRSTPMGEMTRTIVSGRVRFGETIRDALFRHVENDLGPMAFPLLPPQPLPFTVAEYFPIPGVSAYHDDRQHAVSLAFVVPVTGTCEPRQDALEVTWFSAEAAGSDAVAAEMEGGRGTLIRLALANLGLLR encoded by the coding sequence ATGGCCGTCCGCACACCTGATCCCGACCCAGAGCCCGACGACGGGATCGAGGGCTTCGGCGCCGCTCAGCCCCCTGCGCGAGACACGAACCCCGGTTGGCTGAGCGAGTTCGAGCTCGAAGAGGCGCGTCGTCATCTGCCGATGCTCTACGTCGAGGCGATCCCGGTGCGCACCGACGGATCAGGGCAGGTGACCGAGATCGGCATCCTGCTGCGCTCCACCCCGATGGGCGAGATGACGCGCACGATCGTGTCGGGGCGCGTGCGCTTCGGGGAGACGATCCGCGACGCGCTGTTCCGCCACGTCGAAAACGACCTCGGACCCATGGCGTTCCCGCTGCTGCCGCCGCAGCCGCTGCCGTTCACGGTCGCCGAGTACTTCCCTATCCCCGGCGTCAGCGCCTACCACGACGACCGGCAGCACGCCGTCTCGCTCGCGTTCGTGGTCCCCGTGACGGGCACGTGCGAGCCGCGTCAGGACGCGCTCGAGGTCACCTGGTTCTCGGCGGAGGCTGCAGGGTCCGACGCGGTGGCCGCCGAGATGGAGGGCGGTCGGGGGACGCTCATCCGCCTGGCGCTCGCCAACCTCGGGCTGCTTCGATAG